One segment of Macaca fascicularis isolate 582-1 chromosome 2, T2T-MFA8v1.1 DNA contains the following:
- the PLSCR4 gene encoding phospholipid scramblase 4 isoform X3 codes for MLLLNTILILYQLDNIHVLQHFEPLEMMTRFETNNRYDIKNNSDQMVYIVTEDTDDFTRNAYRTLRPFILRVTDCLGREIMTMQRPFRCTCCCFCCPSARQEVREWKSDSQFASDPTLHSTLEVQCPPGITIGFVAEHWNLCRAVYSIQNEKKENVMRVRGPCSTYGCGSDSVFEVKSLDGVSNIGSIIRKWNGLLSAMADADHFDIHFPLDLDVKMKAMIFGACFLIDFMYFERSPPQRSR; via the exons TTGGACAACATACATGTTCTTCAGCATTTTGAGCCTCTGGAAA tgatgACACGTTTTGAAACTAATAATAGATATGATATTAAAAACAACTCAGACCAGATGGTTTACATTGTAACCGAAGACACAGATGACTTTACCAGGAATGCCTATCGGACACTAAGGCCCTTCATCCTCCGGGTCACTGATTGTTTGGGCCGAGAAATCATGACAATGCAGAGACCCTTCAGATGCACCTGCTGTTGCTTCTGTTGCCCCTCTGCCAGACAGGAGGTCAGAGAATGGAAGTCTGATTCACAGTTTGCTTCTGATCCAACTCTTCACAGCACA CTGGAGGTGCAGTGTCCTCCTGGCATCACCATTGGCTTTGTTGCGGAACACTGGAACCTGTGCAGGGCCGTGTACAGTATccaaaatgagaagaaagaaaatgtgatgagAGTTCGTGGGCCATGCTCAACTTATGGCTGTGGTTCAGATTCTGTTTTTGAG GTCAAATCCCTTGATGGTGTATCCAACATCGGCAGTATTATCCGGAAGTGGAATGGTTTGTTGTCAGCGATGGCAGATGCTGACCATTTTGACATTCACTTCCCACTAGATCTGGATGTGAAGATGAAAGCCATGATTTTTGGAGCTTGCTTCCTCATT gacttcatgtattttgaaagatCTCCACCACAACGTTCAAGATAG
- the PLSCR4 gene encoding phospholipid scramblase 4 isoform X6, with product MMTRFETNNRYDIKNNSDQMVYIVTEDTDDFTRNAYRTLRPFILRVTDCLGREIMTMQRPFRCTCCCFCCPSARQELEVQCPPGITIGFVAEHWNLCRAVYSIQNEKKENVMRVRGPCSTYGCGSDSVFEVKSLDGVSNIGSIIRKWNGLLSAMADADHFDIHFPLDLDVKMKAMIFGACFLIDFMYFERSPPQRSR from the exons A tgatgACACGTTTTGAAACTAATAATAGATATGATATTAAAAACAACTCAGACCAGATGGTTTACATTGTAACCGAAGACACAGATGACTTTACCAGGAATGCCTATCGGACACTAAGGCCCTTCATCCTCCGGGTCACTGATTGTTTGGGCCGAGAAATCATGACAATGCAGAGACCCTTCAGATGCACCTGCTGTTGCTTCTGTTGCCCCTCTGCCAGACAGGAG CTGGAGGTGCAGTGTCCTCCTGGCATCACCATTGGCTTTGTTGCGGAACACTGGAACCTGTGCAGGGCCGTGTACAGTATccaaaatgagaagaaagaaaatgtgatgagAGTTCGTGGGCCATGCTCAACTTATGGCTGTGGTTCAGATTCTGTTTTTGAG GTCAAATCCCTTGATGGTGTATCCAACATCGGCAGTATTATCCGGAAGTGGAATGGTTTGTTGTCAGCGATGGCAGATGCTGACCATTTTGACATTCACTTCCCACTAGATCTGGATGTGAAGATGAAAGCCATGATTTTTGGAGCTTGCTTCCTCATT gacttcatgtattttgaaagatCTCCACCACAACGTTCAAGATAG
- the PLSCR4 gene encoding phospholipid scramblase 4 isoform X4, translating to MLLLNTILILYQLDNIHVLQHFEPLEMMTRFETNNRYDIKNNSDQMVYIVTEDTDDFTRNAYRTLRPFILRVTDCLGREIMTMQRPFRCTCCCFCCPSARQELEVQCPPGITIGFVAEHWNLCRAVYSIQNEKKENVMRVRGPCSTYGCGSDSVFEVKSLDGVSNIGSIIRKWNGLLSAMADADHFDIHFPLDLDVKMKAMIFGACFLIDFMYFERSPPQRSR from the exons TTGGACAACATACATGTTCTTCAGCATTTTGAGCCTCTGGAAA tgatgACACGTTTTGAAACTAATAATAGATATGATATTAAAAACAACTCAGACCAGATGGTTTACATTGTAACCGAAGACACAGATGACTTTACCAGGAATGCCTATCGGACACTAAGGCCCTTCATCCTCCGGGTCACTGATTGTTTGGGCCGAGAAATCATGACAATGCAGAGACCCTTCAGATGCACCTGCTGTTGCTTCTGTTGCCCCTCTGCCAGACAGGAG CTGGAGGTGCAGTGTCCTCCTGGCATCACCATTGGCTTTGTTGCGGAACACTGGAACCTGTGCAGGGCCGTGTACAGTATccaaaatgagaagaaagaaaatgtgatgagAGTTCGTGGGCCATGCTCAACTTATGGCTGTGGTTCAGATTCTGTTTTTGAG GTCAAATCCCTTGATGGTGTATCCAACATCGGCAGTATTATCCGGAAGTGGAATGGTTTGTTGTCAGCGATGGCAGATGCTGACCATTTTGACATTCACTTCCCACTAGATCTGGATGTGAAGATGAAAGCCATGATTTTTGGAGCTTGCTTCCTCATT gacttcatgtattttgaaagatCTCCACCACAACGTTCAAGATAG
- the PLSCR4 gene encoding phospholipid scramblase 4 isoform X5 has product MMTRFETNNRYDIKNNSDQMVYIVTEDTDDFTRNAYRTLRPFILRVTDCLGREIMTMQRPFRCTCCCFCCPSARQEVREWKSDSQFASDPTLHSTLEVQCPPGITIGFVAEHWNLCRAVYSIQNEKKENVMRVRGPCSTYGCGSDSVFEVKSLDGVSNIGSIIRKWNGLLSAMADADHFDIHFPLDLDVKMKAMIFGACFLIDFMYFERSPPQRSR; this is encoded by the exons A tgatgACACGTTTTGAAACTAATAATAGATATGATATTAAAAACAACTCAGACCAGATGGTTTACATTGTAACCGAAGACACAGATGACTTTACCAGGAATGCCTATCGGACACTAAGGCCCTTCATCCTCCGGGTCACTGATTGTTTGGGCCGAGAAATCATGACAATGCAGAGACCCTTCAGATGCACCTGCTGTTGCTTCTGTTGCCCCTCTGCCAGACAGGAGGTCAGAGAATGGAAGTCTGATTCACAGTTTGCTTCTGATCCAACTCTTCACAGCACA CTGGAGGTGCAGTGTCCTCCTGGCATCACCATTGGCTTTGTTGCGGAACACTGGAACCTGTGCAGGGCCGTGTACAGTATccaaaatgagaagaaagaaaatgtgatgagAGTTCGTGGGCCATGCTCAACTTATGGCTGTGGTTCAGATTCTGTTTTTGAG GTCAAATCCCTTGATGGTGTATCCAACATCGGCAGTATTATCCGGAAGTGGAATGGTTTGTTGTCAGCGATGGCAGATGCTGACCATTTTGACATTCACTTCCCACTAGATCTGGATGTGAAGATGAAAGCCATGATTTTTGGAGCTTGCTTCCTCATT gacttcatgtattttgaaagatCTCCACCACAACGTTCAAGATAG